The window TCACGCCCACGCTGGCGCTCACCAGCATCGCGGCCACCACGCCGGCGGACTGGACGGTGCGCTACTGGGACGAGAACCTCCTCCAGGGTCCGCCTCCGACCGACCCGGTCCCCCAGGTGGTGGGCATCAGCGTCCACCTGACGTTCGCGGAGCGCGCCTTCGAGCTCGCCGACTTCTACCGCTCACTCGGCTCGCGGGTCGTGCTTGGCGGATTGCACGTGGTCTCGTGTCCGGAGGAATGCGCGCCTCACGCCGACGCGCTCGCCGTCGGCGAAGGCGTCCAGATCTGGCCCGAGATCCTGCGCGATGCGGACGGGGCTCTGCGGCCACGCTACGAGGGCAGCTACCGCCGGCCTTACGCCGACCATCCACTGCCTCGGCGCGAGCTGCTCCCGCGGCGCGACTTCCTCACCACCACGAGTGTCATCGCCACCCGCGGCTGTCACAGTCGCTGCGGCTTCTGTTACTTGTCGACCCAGGGCCTCCACCTGCCCTACCAGCTGCGGGATCCGGAAGAGATCGCGCGAGAGATTCGCGCTGACGGCCAGCCCTACGCCGTCTTCGTCGACAACAATCTCGGCTCGCGCCCCGAGTACCTGGCACGGCTGTGCCGTGAGCTACGCAAGACCGAGCGCATCTGGAGCGCGGCGGTATCGATCGACGTCACCGACCATCCCGAGGTCGTGCGGCAGATGGCGCTCGCCGGCTGCACCGGCGTGTTCGTGGGATTCGAATCGCTGCAGCCGATGAACATCGTGGACCAGCGCAAGAAGAGCCCGAGCCCCGCCGACTACGCGCGCCGAGTCGCGCTCCTCCACGACCACGGCATCCAGGTGAACGGCAGCTTCGTGCTCGGATTCGATCACGATCGCCCGGATGTGTTCCAGCGCACCGTCGAGTGGGTCGAGTCGAACCGGCTCGAGTGCGCCACCTTCCACATCCTCACGCCCTATCCCGGCACGCCCCTCTTCCGGCAGCTCGAGGCGGAGGACCGCTTGCTCCACCGCAATTGGAGCCTGTACGACACGTCGCACGTGGTGTTCCGGCCGCGGCACATGACGCCCGAGCAGCTCGCGGCAGGCTACTCATGGTGCTACCGGCGTCTGTTCTCGCACACGTCGATCTGGCGCCGGCGTCCACGCCAGGCCGACGCGGTGCTGCCGTACCTGGCGATGTCCTACTTGTACAAGCGATCGAACCGGCTGTGGGCGTTTCTCATTCGCCATCGCCTGACCCACACGGTTTGGGGCCCGCTCGTGGAGTGGACGCGGCGGCGGCATCTCCGGTTCCGCGCGCGCCTCGCGGCGCGCAGCCAGAGCAGCCCCGCGGCCCAGGTGGTGACGGCGGGAGTCTGAGGGTTCAGCGTGGAGCTTCGGTGACGAGCGCGATCGCCAGACCATCGTGCTCCTTGACGCCCACGGTCTGGATCGCGGTGGCGGCCACCCGGGTCTCGGCGGCCAGGCGCTGGAAGAAGCGCCGCATGCCCAGCACCATGTCGTCATTGGATTCCGGGTTCGCGACCTCGCCCTTCCGCACGACGTTGTCCACCACGATCAAACTGCCGCGCCGTGAAAGGCGCAGCGCCCATTCGAAGTATTCGGTCGTGCTCTGCTTGTCGGCGTCGATGAACGTGAGATCGAACGGCGGAAGTTTCTCCTTTTCGATCCCCGGCAGCAGGTCGAGCGCCTTGCCGACGCGCACCTCGACCCGATCGTCGAGCCCGGCACGCGACAGGTTCCTGCGCGCGACGTCGGCGTGCTTCGCCTCGTACTCGAGCGTGATCAGCCGGCCGTCCTTTTCGAGCGCCCGCCCCATCCAGATCGTGCTGTAACCGGCGAGCGTGCCGATCTCGAGGATCCTTCGCGCGCCGATGGCGCGCGCCAGCATGTGCAGCAGCTTTCCCTGGTTCGGCGCCACCTGGATCTCGGGCAAGCCGGCGGCTCGGCTGTCTTCGAGCGCCGCTTCCAGCACCGGATCGTCGCCGATGAGCAGCTCGTTGAGATACCCATCGACCTTGTTCCACAGGTCCTGAGTCATTGGCCATTCCTCCCCCACCACTGGTCGACGCGCGACACCACGTCCGGCGGACTCGCCACCGCTTCCGGATATCCCTGCTTCCACGTGGCGTCGATGCCGAGCGGCCCCCGGCAGGTGAGCCACGCGCCACGAGTCTCGGTGCGCGCCGGAATCACGTCACGGGCGCAGTCGAAGCGCGTGAACACGCCCCACAGAAGGAGCTCGCGATCCATGAGCGGCACGTCGGCGCTGACCGCGACCACCATCTTGAGCGCCGCATACTCGGCGCGGGCCGTGAGCCGCTCGATCACGCCGCGGCCTTCTCCACGCACCTGCACGATCAGGATGCCGCCGCGCACCAGCCGGTGCTCGAGCACGTCGGGCTCGAAGCCGCGCGGGTCGGCCACCTGGGCCAGCGGCGGCGCCGGCGCACGGCCGGGCTTGGTCTGGGCGTCGAGCACCATCTTGCTGCCGAGATTCATGGTGTATGAGGTGAAATCGAGGGTATCGAGCGGCACCCCCGGAATGAGCAGGAAGTCTTCCGAAGGGTCGAAGTGCCGCGCCACCGCCTCGAACACGGCGCCCCGGTCTCGAGGGTTCACCTCGGCGTCCACCAGCACGATCATCTTGGTGAGCGAGAGCTGGCCCGTACCCATCAAACCCAGCGCCGTCTTCCTGGCTTCCTTCGCGAAGCGATTCTCCACCGAGACCGCGAGCAGGTTGTGAAAGCCGGCCTCGAAGTAGGCCCACAGGTCGACGATCTCCGGATGGATCACCTTGAGCACGCCGGTGAAGAACTCCTGCACCGCTTCCCCCATGAACTTGTCTTCCTGCGGCGGCTTCCCCACGACGCTCGCCTGATAGATCGGGCGTTCGCGACGGGACACCGCCTTGAGGTGGAAGACCGGGAAAGGGGCGGCGTGCGAGTAGTGCCCGAAGTGATCGCCGAAGGGCCCCTCCATCCTGCGTTCGGCCGGCGGCACGACGCCTTCCAGCACGAACTCCGCGTCGGCCAGGACCGGTATGCCGATTCGACGGCCGCGCGTCAGCCGTGTGGACGCGCCGCGCAGGAACCCCGCGAAGGCCAGCTCATCGATGCCTTCCGGCAATGGCGATATGGCCGAGAGCAGCGTTGCCGGATCCGCGCCGACGGCGACGGAGACCTCGAGCGGCAGCCCGCGCTTCTCCGCCTCGTGGTAGTGGAAGCCTCCGCCCTTGCCGATCTGCCAATGCATGCCGGTGGTCGTGCTGTCGTAGACGTGCATGCGATAGATGCCGAGATTCCGGACGTGTGTGACCGGATGCTGGGTGGAGACCAGGCCGAAGGTGACGAACCGCCCTCCGTCCTTGGGCCACAGCTGGAGATTGGGCAGGAGGCCGAGGTCCGCCGGCAGCTCCTGGCGCGATCCCTCCACCGAGCGGGGTCGCATCGCCAGCACTCGTCCCGCGGAGCCGCGCAGATTCCACAGATCCGAGAGCCGCCGCGGAGGAACCGCGTGCAGGATCTCCTCCAGCTCGCCGCCGACCGCACGCGGCGTGCGGCCGAGCGCCCATTCGATGCGCCGCTCCGCGGCCAGCACGTTGACGGCGAGGGGGAAGCGCGCGCCGCGCACCCTCTCGAACAGGAGCGCGGGACCTTCGGTGCGCGCCTCTCGGCAGGCGATCTCGGTGACTTCGTACGCCCAGTCGACCTCGCGCGTGACCCTCTTCAGATCACCGCGAGACTCGAGGTGGGATAGGAACTCCGACAGCGTGCGGAATCCGGCCATGGCGGCCGCAGGCTAAAGAAGGGGAAGCAGAAAAGCGAACCGCCCGCCGATCGAGACCGGCGGGCGGCGAGCGCATCACGCGCCGGATCCGGCTCGGGTGATCTGATTGGTGGCCAGATTCCAGTAGTAGTAGTAGCGGCCGTCGACGTTGATCACGGCGGAGCCCGTCGCATTGAAGGTCACGACGATGGTGGCCTGGAAGTGGGCTTCCACATCCAGACGGTTGTTGCTGCGCAGACGGTCGGCCGACACCACGATCGTCACCCGGCCGCCGATCGGCGCGGGATACCCGATCTGGATCAGGCTCTTGAGGAAACGGACGTTGTCGATGGTCGTGCCGCTGGTCCAGTGGAAGTAGCGCGTGCGCGTGCCGTCGTAGGAGCGGAAACGATTCTCGAGCGTGTCCGCGCAGCCGCCGTCGAACTTCAGCGTGTCTTGCCCAGCCTGGATGCCGTGCACGTCGATGCTGGAGGAATGAGCGACGGTCGCGGTGTCACGCGGCCCCTCATAGGTTCCGTAGGCGCGCGAGGTCCAGCGCAGCCAGGTCGCGGTGGGGCCATAGTCCACGAGCGGATCGTCGTTCTCGTCATAGAAGGTGCGGCTCGCTTCGAACGTGACGCCACCCTGTACGAAGCTCGTATCCCATAGCGCGCGAGCAGGACGGGCGATGCCTCCCGGCGTCGGCGTGACACGCGCGGCCGAGCTCGGGGTGCTCCCGACGGCCACCTGCATTTCGGCGCCCACCACGCCCATGCTGGTCACCGTCTGAATGGCGAAGTCGTCCGCCGTGCCTTGATTCAGGGAGCTGTTGTTGGGGTTGGTCGAGTTGTCGCCCCCACAGCCGTGGACCGAAAGGGCGAAGATCAGGAGCACGGCCATCCGTGCGATCAGGGACGATCTCATGCGGGGACCCTCCAATCGTGCGCTTGGGGACACGCGTGAAGGGCAACCGGCGTGCCACGGGAGCATCTCCAAATTCCACCGGACACGCCCAGGCTTCCGGCCACCAACGCCAGGAAAACGCCCGGCATGGTCCCGCGGCGAATGCGTTTTTACCGGGCGCTCACTCCAGATCGTCCTCACGCCAGCCCTGGCCCGCGTCCTCGCCGAGGAGTCCCAGCACCTTGTCGGAGAAGCCAGAGACCAGATCCTCGAGCGAGGCGGGCTTTCGATACCAGGGCGGCGCGATCGGCATGATCACCACGCCTTCCCGCGAGAGCTCGAGCGCGTTGCGCAACGCCAGCGTCGACAGCGGCGTCTCGCGGACGCACAGGACGATCCGCATGCGCTCCTTCATCGCCACCTGCGCGGCACGGGTGATGAGCGTGTCGGCAATTCCCGCCGCGATCTTGGCCATGGTCGACACGCTGCACGGGATCACCACCAGTGCGTCGTAGCGGTTGGATCCGGAGGAGAAGGGAGCCGCCAGGTCGGAGTCGGCGAACATCTTCTTCACGTGCGGCTCGAGGTCCGAAGGCTTGAGCCCGGTCTCGTCGTGGAGCACCTTGCGCGCCCAGTCGGAGAGCACCAGATACTTCTCGCCCGGGCAGCGCTTCACGAAGTCCACTCCGTACGCACTGCCCGAAGCGCCGGTCATCGCGATCAGATAACGCGCCATCAGAAGCCGCCGCAGCGGGCTCGCGCCGCGAGCACCATGGCCAGCACGGCGACGCCGACCCACACGTTCACCTTGAAGAAGGCGAGATTCACGTTCTCGGCCCAGCGCTGCTCGAGGAAGAGCAGCACGCCCGCAAGAACCAGCGCGCCCCAGGCGGCCCACGGCGTGCCGGGACAGACGTGGATGGCTTGCAGCGCGCCGAGCGCGGCGGCGAGCGCGATGAAGGCGAGCGCGTGGAGCACTGCAGAGATCCGCAGCGCTCGCACGCGGCCGAGCCATTCGACCATCGAACGCACCCGATGAGCGCGGTCGAAGCTTTCGTCCAGCGTGGCGTAGATGATGTCGAAACCCGAGACCCAGAAGAGCGCGAAGAGCGCGAGCCAGAGCGCCGGCTGTGGCGAGGCGAGCTCGGGATGCGCCGCGGCGAATCCCGCGAGCGGCGCCAACGCCAGCGCGGCGCCGACACCGAAGTGGCAGAGCGGCGTGAAGCGCTTGAGGAAGGGATAGATCGTGAATGCCGCGAGCGGCACCCACGACACTCTCACGTACCAAGGTCCGAGCACGGCGCATGCGACCAGATAGACCGCCACGCTCCCGCCGAGCAGCGCCCACGCCTCGATCATCGTCATGCGCCCGGCAGGCAGCTCGCGCGAGGCGGTGCGCGGATTGATGGCATCGAGGCGCTTGTCCACCAGGCGGTTGATCGCCATCGCGGCGGTCCGCGCGCCCACGGCCGCGACGCCGATCCATATCCACCTCCGCCACGCCATCGCCGGTCCGGGCGCGCTGAAGATCCCGGCCAGGATGAGCGGCAGCGAGAACAGGGTGTGCTCGAAGCGCACGAACGAGGCGTACGTGCGCAGTCGCTCGAGGGGAGCGTCGGTAGCGGCGGAGGCGGTGGCCATGGGCGGAGGCGCTCAGCGACGTTGCTGGCTGAAGCGGCGGGCTAGCGTAGCCCACCCGTGCGGCACCACCAAGACGTTCGCGACGAACTTGACCCGATCAGAGCGCCCCTCCATCATGCCCGATCTCGCAAGCCGTCCAGACTGGCGAAACCCACTTCCAGAGACCTGCTCCTGCTCACCGAGCTCCTCTTCCTCGCCGCCGCCAGCGCTGCCCCTCTCGGTGGAACCGCGGACACCGCGGTCGTGCAGATGCCGGAAGTCGTCGTGACCGGCACCCGCGTCCCCGAATCGGCCCTGCTGGCGCCCTCGGCCATCACGGTGGTGGGCAAGGAGCAGTTCGAGGCCACCCGGCAGCTCGGCGTTCGTGACGCCTTGTCGATGATCCCCGGAGTGTTCTCGCAGAGCCGCGCCGGCGCTCCGGACGTCCGCATCACCATCCGTGGCTTCGGCGCCCGCGGCAACGGCGAGCGCTCGAACGTGGGCAACATGCGCGGCATCCGTTTCATGAGCGACGACATCCCGATCACCGAGCCCGATGGGCGAACGTCGCTCGACCTGGTCGACCTGGCCGTCGTCGATCGCATCGAGGTCGCGCGCAGCAACTCCTCCACGCTCTACGGCAACGCCTCGGGTGGCGTGGTGCACTTGCGCACCGACTTTGGATTCCAGTCGCCCTACGCCGAGTTCCGCCAGCGCGCCGGGAGCTTCGGCTACCACCGCGAGCAGGTCGCCACGGGGTTCACCATCGGCTCGAGCCGAGGCGTGGTCACATTGCTCAATTCGACCTTCGATGGCTGGCGCGAGCACAGCAGCAGCACCGCGCTGCTCGGCCAGGCGCGCATGCAGTTTCCTCTCGATACCGCCACCCGGCTGGGCGTGAGCCTCGATGGCACGCATACCTTGAATCGTTTCCCCGGCGCTCTCACGAGCGCGGACCTCGAGGCCGATCCGCAGCAAGCCGATTCGGATTACGTCGCGCGTGACGAACGCCGCGATCACACGGTCGGTCGTGTGGCGCTCTCGCTGGATCGCTCGATGGGTGAGTCGCAGGATGTGCGGCTCTCCGCCTGGGTCGAGCCCAAGCTGCTTCACCGCTCGGAGCGAAACCGCTTCCGCGACTTCACGCGGTACCACGTCGGAGGCACCGCGACCTACAACGCCCGCTGGCAGATGGGAAGCACGAAGGCCAACACGCTGGTCGGCGCCGACGAGGCCTACCAGGACGGCTCGATCCTCTTCTACGACGTCGTGAACGGCAGCCGCGGAGATCAGCTGATCCAGAACAAGCGGGAAGCCGCGAACAGCGCCGGGATCTTCGCCCAGCAGGGCTTCGACATCGGGCGTTGGTCCTTGCGCGTCAGTGGACGCTACGACGCCGTTCGCTTTGTGAGTGATGACTTCATCGACCCATCGTTCAATGCGAGCAAGACGTTCGAGCACGTCACACCCAAAGGATCGGTGTCCTACGGGTTCGATCGCCACACGCTGTACGCCGCGCTGGGCGGCGGGGTCGAGGCTCCTGCCTTCAACGAAATCGATCCGCCGCCGCCTTATGACACCCTCACCGGCCTGAATCCGTTCCTCGAGCCCATGACCTCCACGACCTTCGAGGCGGGCGCCAAGGGCAAGCTGGTCTCTTCCTCGCGGTGGGGATCGCTCGACTACGACGTCGCGCTCTACTGGATCGACGTGAAGAACGAGATCGTTCCCTTCGACGGAGGGGCGTACTTCCTGTCCGCCGGAAAATCCCATCGTGAAGGACTGGAGACGGGCCTCGACTGGCGCCCCGTCCAACGACTGAGCTGGCGAGCCGCGGCGGCTTTCACGCGCAATGAGTACGACGAATACACCAACGACTTTGGCGACTTCTCGGGCAACAAGGTTCCCGGGCTGCCCGACGTCAATGTTTCGACTGCGCTGCGCTATGCGTTGGGTGGCGGCCTCTGGGCCGAAGCCCAGGTGGAGCACGTGGGCGCCTACTTCGCGGACGACGCCAACACGGCGGAGGCCGACGCCTACACGGTCTTTGGCGGTTCCGTCGGCATGGAGCGAACGCTGGGAACCATTCCGGTTCGTCTCTTCGTGTCCGGACAGAATCTCACCGACGAGGACTACGTCGCTTCGGTGTTCATCAACGGTGTCAACGACGAGTACTACGAGCCGGGGCTTCCCGCTTCGTGGTCCGCCGGTCTCACGCTGCGCTGGCCCTGAGGACTCGACCGACAAGGCAGCGGGGTGGATCCCTTTGGCCAACCGGCCCCCGATAGCGATCAGCCTCCAGAACCCGACCGCCGCTCCTTGTCTTGTCGTGCTGCAAGGTCTTGCGACCTCGGTCGCGAGTCATCGCAACCCGCGGACCAGCGACGAGACCGGCGCACGAAAGAGACAAGACACGTGCAATCAACGAGTCGCGAGAATGGTTCTGGCCGAGGTCGGGTGGCGGACGGCCGCGGGGTGTCAACGTCGTGGTCCCTGCCGTCTACTTCGCGTCGTCGACCGCACTGCTCTCGGTCGCGGAAAATTGTCTTGACCGGCTGCACGAGTGTGCACTACATTCACGACGTGCCAGGTCCCGCGAGGGCCTTCAATCCAAGGAGCACTCGATGCTGAACGAGCGCGCGCGAGCGATTCTCAACTACATCCGCACATTCCAGCGCGACAAGGGATATCCACCCACGATCCGCGAGATCGGCGAAGCATTCGAGATCGCGTCGACCAACGGCGTTCGCTACCACCTCAACATCCTCGAGAAGGAGGGGTACCTCAGCCGGAAGAGCAAGATCTCGCGTGGGACCACTTCCGTCGTCGATGGAATCCCCGTGCTCGGACGCGTTGCCGCCGGCCAGCCGATCCTCGCCGAAGAGAGCTACGAGGGAACGCTCGAACCCGGCACGCTGTTCGGCAACACCAACGGCTTGTTCGCGCTGCGAGTGCGCGGCGACAGCATGAACGGCGCGGGCATCATGCCCAACGATTACGTCATCGTTCGGCATCAGGAGAACGCCAACCCCGGCGACATGGTGGTCGCACTGATCGGCGATGAGGCCACGGTGAAGTACTACAGACCTCAGGGCGACAAGATCGAGCTGGTCGCCGCCAATCCCGCGTACGAGCCCATCGAAGTGACGCAAGGGGCTGATTTCAAATTGCTTGGCGTGGTCCGAGGAGTGATTCGCACCGTCGGGAGTTGATGGACATCGAAAGCAGTGACCGGCGGGAGCTTCGAACTCCCGCCTTTTCGAGAAGCAGGTTTGCACATCCGTTCATTCGTCCCCGGAGGAGGTGGGTGGTCGTGAACTCGAAAGTGGCTCCCCCGATCAACGAGGCCCTGCACGAACGTTGGGAGCCCGTCTATCGCAGTCGTCTTCACTATCTCGTCACCTGGAGCACTCGTGGTCGCCGGCCCATCCTCAAGGAGCGGCACGCCCGAAAGGTGCACGAGCTGGTCGCCAAGGTCTGCGATGACCGCGGATTCGAGCTGCTCGACGTTGCCGTAGGACAGGACCACGTGCACGCGCTGTTCGGTCTCAAACCATCCCAGAGCGTCGCGACCGCGGTGCGAGAGATCAAGAGCCGCACCGGCCTGGCACTCATGTCGGATCATCCGGAGCTTCGTGTCTGGCTCGGCGGCAATTTGCTGTGGGACGAGCGTTACGCGGTCGAGACGGTGAGCCCGATTCGTCTCGAGCACGTGCAACGGAAGCTCCGGCACCTGCACGGACCGCCGGAGACACTCGCCGAAGCGGGCTGAGAAGCGCAGGGGATCCAGGTAGAGCACCGTCGCAACCAGGCCATGGTGTTCTCAAACCCTTTCGGCGGCCAGCACCGCTGGCTCCGGCGCCCGGATCGTCGACAACAACGTCGCGATCAGGACCAGTGCGGCGCCGGCGAGCTGCATGGGTCGCAGGATCTCGCCCAGGAAGATGGCCGCGGTCAGGACGGCGACCACCGGCTCGATCGTGGCGATCACTCCTGCTTCCTCGGCCCGAAGCCGGCGCAAGCCCCCGTAGAAGAGCGCGAACGGGAGCAGTGTCGATCCGACTCCGATGGCCAGGAACATCAGCCACACACTCGTGCCATAGCCCGCGGCCGCGATCTTCCACGGAGGAGTCACGAACGCCCATAGCACGCCGGCGATCGCGAACGTGTAGAGGAGCACGGCGGATGGATCGTGGCGAGCGAGTCCGCGCTTCGAGAACAGGATGTAGAACGTGAAAGCAAAGGCCGAGGCGAAACCGATGGCCCAGTCGAAGACGCTGGCTCCGAGCGCTGATGGATCCACACCGCCCACCAGCAGCGCCGTGCCGGCGAACGCCGCCGCGACGGCGGCCAGCGTCCGGGGGCTCGGCCGGCGCCCGCGCAGCATCTCGTACACGACGATCAGCGCGGGAGCGAGATACTGGAGAAGGATGGACACGCCGACTCCCAGGCGCGAAATGCTGTAGTAGTAAGTCCCCTGCACTGCTGCGACTCCGAAGATTCCGAGGATGAGCAGATAGCCCAGCTCGCTTCGCTCCACGCGCAGGGCTGCTCGGTTTCGCCACAACATCCAGGGAAGCAACAGCGAGCACGCGATGACCAGTCGCAGCTCCACCACCGTGAGCGCTGGGATCTTGTGATCCCGAAACATGAACCTCGCCAAAGTCGCGGAAGTGCCCCACAGCACGGCGGCGCCGAGCACCATCCATCGGCCGGTCGCGAAGGAGGACCGGAGGGAAGGCACGGGCTGAGTGGCCATGTCAGAGGAGCTGGCGGCGACGCAACCGGTGATTCTTCTCGACCCCACCGTGACGCACCGTCAGCTCGATCTCCGTTCCGGCCGGGCCTTCGAAGAGGTTGCCGACTTCCACCCAGTTCATTGAAGTGAGCGTCTTGCCGTCGACCGCGGTGATTTCGTCGCCTGGTTTGATCCCGGCCTGCGCGGCCGGAGAACCTTCGACGACCGCGGCGACGCGCACCATGCCACGGTCGCGCTCGAGCTGCAGGCCGACGTGTGAATGCTCGTATGGCCGTGGGTCGCGGAAATCAGGATCCGGATCGAGCCACAGAACCCGGTGAGGGTAGTCGACCGCCACCCGGAAACGCTGGAGGAACGAGTATCCAAGGAGCCCATGGATCGGTTCTCCGGCGAGCTTGGCCAGCTCGGCGGCAATCGGGTTCCTCAACAGAGCGACCTCCGTCTGCGACGTGGATGCCGTTCCCGATGTGCCCTGGACTTCGATCCGCTTGACGCGGCTCAGTCGGGCGGTGCTGGTGGCGAGCAGCGTCGGGGCCGCGAGCCCCTTCAGGGCCGGGCTCCACTTGGCGACGTTGATCTTCGGGTCCATCAGATCCTCGAAGAGCGTCGATTTGGACGCCCCGGTGTCGAGTACCAGGTTGAGCCAAGGTGTCGTCTGGCCCCCCTGATGAGGTGTCACGCGGCTACGAAGCATGATCTTGCCGTCCGTCGTCATCCGGAACCGACAGGGCACCGCAGCGGTCGAAAGAGCCGCCTCGAGAATGCGGCGCGATGCGGCAACAGCCAGTGCATCGCTTTGCTCTACATCAACACCCGCAGGAATGAGCACGACACGCCGAGCTGCGTAGTCGATCCAGAGAATGCGATCACGGATCACCGCATATCCGATCAGGCCCAGCACGATATGATCGGTCACCCGATTGAGTAGCCCCGCGTCGAAGACAGCGACCGGCGATAGCTGATCCGCCTGCAGCTTTCCGATCTCCAGTCGCGGGAGAGCGCGGGTCGCAAAGTCGACCGCTCGCGCGGGGACACTGTCGAGCACGCCGAGCCGCACCGCCACTCGAGCATCGA of the Candidatus Eisenbacteria bacterium genome contains:
- a CDS encoding DMT family transporter, which encodes MATQPVPSLRSSFATGRWMVLGAAVLWGTSATLARFMFRDHKIPALTVVELRLVIACSLLLPWMLWRNRAALRVERSELGYLLILGIFGVAAVQGTYYYSISRLGVGVSILLQYLAPALIVVYEMLRGRRPSPRTLAAVAAAFAGTALLVGGVDPSALGASVFDWAIGFASAFAFTFYILFSKRGLARHDPSAVLLYTFAIAGVLWAFVTPPWKIAAAGYGTSVWLMFLAIGVGSTLLPFALFYGGLRRLRAEEAGVIATIEPVVAVLTAAIFLGEILRPMQLAGAALVLIATLLSTIRAPEPAVLAAERV
- a CDS encoding radical SAM protein, producing the protein MFHPRAMREPPELPKGLGPRPVLHHHALLLNPFYPKDPHASFGKHVLTPTLALTSIAATTPADWTVRYWDENLLQGPPPTDPVPQVVGISVHLTFAERAFELADFYRSLGSRVVLGGLHVVSCPEECAPHADALAVGEGVQIWPEILRDADGALRPRYEGSYRRPYADHPLPRRELLPRRDFLTTTSVIATRGCHSRCGFCYLSTQGLHLPYQLRDPEEIAREIRADGQPYAVFVDNNLGSRPEYLARLCRELRKTERIWSAAVSIDVTDHPEVVRQMALAGCTGVFVGFESLQPMNIVDQRKKSPSPADYARRVALLHDHGIQVNGSFVLGFDHDRPDVFQRTVEWVESNRLECATFHILTPYPGTPLFRQLEAEDRLLHRNWSLYDTSHVVFRPRHMTPEQLAAGYSWCYRRLFSHTSIWRRRPRQADAVLPYLAMSYLYKRSNRLWAFLIRHRLTHTVWGPLVEWTRRRHLRFRARLAARSQSSPAAQVVTAGV
- a CDS encoding UbiX family flavin prenyltransferase; protein product: MARYLIAMTGASGSAYGVDFVKRCPGEKYLVLSDWARKVLHDETGLKPSDLEPHVKKMFADSDLAAPFSSGSNRYDALVVIPCSVSTMAKIAAGIADTLITRAAQVAMKERMRIVLCVRETPLSTLALRNALELSREGVVIMPIAPPWYRKPASLEDLVSGFSDKVLGLLGEDAGQGWREDDLE
- a CDS encoding TonB-dependent receptor; amino-acid sequence: MPEVVVTGTRVPESALLAPSAITVVGKEQFEATRQLGVRDALSMIPGVFSQSRAGAPDVRITIRGFGARGNGERSNVGNMRGIRFMSDDIPITEPDGRTSLDLVDLAVVDRIEVARSNSSTLYGNASGGVVHLRTDFGFQSPYAEFRQRAGSFGYHREQVATGFTIGSSRGVVTLLNSTFDGWREHSSSTALLGQARMQFPLDTATRLGVSLDGTHTLNRFPGALTSADLEADPQQADSDYVARDERRDHTVGRVALSLDRSMGESQDVRLSAWVEPKLLHRSERNRFRDFTRYHVGGTATYNARWQMGSTKANTLVGADEAYQDGSILFYDVVNGSRGDQLIQNKREAANSAGIFAQQGFDIGRWSLRVSGRYDAVRFVSDDFIDPSFNASKTFEHVTPKGSVSYGFDRHTLYAALGGGVEAPAFNEIDPPPPYDTLTGLNPFLEPMTSTTFEAGAKGKLVSSSRWGSLDYDVALYWIDVKNEIVPFDGGAYFLSAGKSHREGLETGLDWRPVQRLSWRAAAAFTRNEYDEYTNDFGDFSGNKVPGLPDVNVSTALRYALGGGLWAEAQVEHVGAYFADDANTAEADAYTVFGGSVGMERTLGTIPVRLFVSGQNLTDEDYVASVFINGVNDEYYEPGLPASWSAGLTLRWP
- a CDS encoding 4-hydroxybenzoate octaprenyltransferase; its protein translation is MATASAATDAPLERLRTYASFVRFEHTLFSLPLILAGIFSAPGPAMAWRRWIWIGVAAVGARTAAMAINRLVDKRLDAINPRTASRELPAGRMTMIEAWALLGGSVAVYLVACAVLGPWYVRVSWVPLAAFTIYPFLKRFTPLCHFGVGAALALAPLAGFAAAHPELASPQPALWLALFALFWVSGFDIIYATLDESFDRAHRVRSMVEWLGRVRALRISAVLHALAFIALAAALGALQAIHVCPGTPWAAWGALVLAGVLLFLEQRWAENVNLAFFKVNVWVGVAVLAMVLAARARCGGF
- a CDS encoding O-methyltransferase encodes the protein MTQDLWNKVDGYLNELLIGDDPVLEAALEDSRAAGLPEIQVAPNQGKLLHMLARAIGARRILEIGTLAGYSTIWMGRALEKDGRLITLEYEAKHADVARRNLSRAGLDDRVEVRVGKALDLLPGIEKEKLPPFDLTFIDADKQSTTEYFEWALRLSRRGSLIVVDNVVRKGEVANPESNDDMVLGMRRFFQRLAAETRVAATAIQTVGVKEHDGLAIALVTEAPR
- a CDS encoding UbiD family decarboxylase, with translation MAGFRTLSEFLSHLESRGDLKRVTREVDWAYEVTEIACREARTEGPALLFERVRGARFPLAVNVLAAERRIEWALGRTPRAVGGELEEILHAVPPRRLSDLWNLRGSAGRVLAMRPRSVEGSRQELPADLGLLPNLQLWPKDGGRFVTFGLVSTQHPVTHVRNLGIYRMHVYDSTTTGMHWQIGKGGGFHYHEAEKRGLPLEVSVAVGADPATLLSAISPLPEGIDELAFAGFLRGASTRLTRGRRIGIPVLADAEFVLEGVVPPAERRMEGPFGDHFGHYSHAAPFPVFHLKAVSRRERPIYQASVVGKPPQEDKFMGEAVQEFFTGVLKVIHPEIVDLWAYFEAGFHNLLAVSVENRFAKEARKTALGLMGTGQLSLTKMIVLVDAEVNPRDRGAVFEAVARHFDPSEDFLLIPGVPLDTLDFTSYTMNLGSKMVLDAQTKPGRAPAPPLAQVADPRGFEPDVLEHRLVRGGILIVQVRGEGRGVIERLTARAEYAALKMVVAVSADVPLMDRELLLWGVFTRFDCARDVIPARTETRGAWLTCRGPLGIDATWKQGYPEAVASPPDVVSRVDQWWGRNGQ
- the lexA gene encoding transcriptional repressor LexA, which produces MLNERARAILNYIRTFQRDKGYPPTIREIGEAFEIASTNGVRYHLNILEKEGYLSRKSKISRGTTSVVDGIPVLGRVAAGQPILAEESYEGTLEPGTLFGNTNGLFALRVRGDSMNGAGIMPNDYVIVRHQENANPGDMVVALIGDEATVKYYRPQGDKIELVAANPAYEPIEVTQGADFKLLGVVRGVIRTVGS
- the tnpA gene encoding IS200/IS605 family transposase, with the protein product MNSKVAPPINEALHERWEPVYRSRLHYLVTWSTRGRRPILKERHARKVHELVAKVCDDRGFELLDVAVGQDHVHALFGLKPSQSVATAVREIKSRTGLALMSDHPELRVWLGGNLLWDERYAVETVSPIRLEHVQRKLRHLHGPPETLAEAG